The stretch of DNA GGCTGTCTGATAACTGAACCAAgtatcaatttaaaatttttcattaaaattaaaaaaaatttacaagtcaGTTCCTGCCCATAATCCAAGTCTAGTCATAAGCAAGCATCAGACAATTCCAAATGGAGGGACATTTTACAGAACACCCAGTCCGTACACCTCAAAACTGtcaaaatcattaaaaacaaGGAGAGTCAGACACACTGCTGCAGATCAGAGGAGGGCAGGAAGACATGGCAACTAAATGTCATGTGGTGTCCCACATGTGACCCCAGAACAGGAAAAGGACGTTAGAGAAAAAACTGGGGAAATGTGAATAAAGTCTGGCGTTAACAGTACTGTAGCAATGTTACAGTTCTGACATATCTACTAGGCTTATGCAAGATGTTAACAGTAGTGGCAGTGGGGAAGGGGTACATGAGAATGCTCTGTACTGTAtcattgcaacttttctgtaaatataaaattatcccaaaattaaaaatgtaaaataaaaaatattccactCTTCAGCTGCACTTATCTTACGTGTTTGTGTCCCCATGTCCTCCTCTGTTAAATGGGGATGTAGACTGCACCTATTTTATACAGTCATCGTGGGAATTAAAGATGGTGTTTCCACAGAAATCCTGCAACCATAGTTCAGGCATTGTCAGCACACCATGCTTGTTAGCGCCAGTTACTGTTACTGCTGCTGCTATGATTATGATTGTTTATTTGTAAGTGCAGAGGTCTGGGCTCCCATCTCCAGACATTCTGACTGAGTTGATATGGCTGTGTTTGCATAACAGCTCATAGGAAGCTCTTGTCTTTTCTTAACAGCAACTCATGTGCAAACAGGGCTGatcctttaaaatgtaataaagaaaCAGCTAAAAGCCACGGAAACAACCCAGTAGGTTGATGACAGACAGATGgaagatgtattagtctgttttcacgctgctgataaagacatatccaagactgggcaatttacaaaagaaaggtttaatggacttacagtttcacgtggctggggaggcctcacaatcatggcagaaggtcaaaggcacgtctcacatggcggcagacaagagaagagagcttgagCAGGGAACCTCCCCTTtataaaaaaccatcagatctcgtgagacttattcactatcacaagaacagcatgggaaagacctgcccccatgattcaattacctcccacggggtccctcccacatgtgggaattcaagatgagatttgggtggggacacagccaaaccatatcagaagagAATGCCAATCCCTCCGTAGATAAGTTATGcaaaaatgatgtattttattttggtgGAACCCAGTAGTAACTAATTTTTAAACTAGCTTTATAAATTCTTTTATCATTAGGAGGTTTCATATGCTAACCAGATGATTATATGCCCAGGTGCTTGATGTTAGTTTTTTGTAACTTCTCCTGGATACCATTAATGGCCTTTGTACATCTAATCATCCCTTCCCTTTGATGATGGGAGTGCTCTTAAATTTGATGTAAAATGAAGTTAATGTGTCAGATCATGTCCAGACATTCATACCAGATTTCAATCAGCTGGTGAGAGTTTACTGGGTGACCAAGTTATGGGAAGGTATAGAAGAGTGTTCAGGAAAACTTTTAGGGCAGCAGTTCTCAGTAGGCTGACTTcagcccccaggggacatttggcaatgtctggagacatttttggttgtcacgacCAGGAGCTAGGGGCTGGAGAGGATTTTTCCTGGCATCCAGTGGGTGAGGTGAGGGAAGATCCTCAATATCCTACCACGCACAGGGCAGCCCCCCACAACAAAGCAATGTCTGCCCCCAGTGTCAACAACCCTGGTATTGAGAAACTCGGTAAGGTCTGAGGCCATTCAGCTGTTGAGCTCACTGCTGTCTCCTTGGCCACTAGCACTTATTCGGCtctcactgaatgaatgaatgcacagcACGAACCTGTAATCAAGGACCAAGCGAACTGCGGGAGGCAGGGTTGCTCCTGAGAGCAAACAGTGACCTAGTTAACCTGGCGACAGGCGTGAAAGGAAGTCTGGGTTTCCAATCAAAAAtcgggagggaaggaaaaaagagtgAATCAATTCTTGCGAAAAGTCTCTGCGCACTTACTAGAAAGCACGCGGCCAGGAATCATGCAGGGCGCCTGCAcgcatattattatttaaataaagctgTCCCTCAGCACAAACAGCCCGCAAGGTCACGGAAACTCCTCCAGTCCCATCCCCGGGCTCGGTCCTCCCACGaatctccccctcctcccacgtCCTCGCCCGAGGCGCATGCGCACTCCCTCTCCCCAACCCACCCCAGTCCGGCCTCCGCCAGTGACGTCACCGCAAGGGCGGAAGGGAAGCTAAAGTCGTTACCATGGTGACCGCGACACACTCAGAAACGTCTACTAGTGACGGTCAAGCCACCTACAACCGGTCCCAAAGCCGCAAACGAGTCAGGCATCGTGGTAGGACCTGGCGAGTGGGGCCGGGGAGAGCGGGACGCCTGGATCGGGAACTTGTCGCATTCACATTGGCTGCTAGGAGGCCTCGGCGACCACTTCCGGATCCGGGGCGGGGGTCGCAACTCCCAGCACTTGCTCAGAGGGCTGAACTAGAATTCCCAGAAGCCTCTGcggcttccttccttctccttcactcCTGCTTCCCCCACAAATAACAGTGAGTGAAAGCATCTAACAAGCGTTTCCAACTCGCCGAATCATTACTAGTGCAGGCATTTTTATTCTAAGCTGCTTTTTACTAAACCGTGCTCTTGTCGCTCTGAACCTTTAGGACTACAATACCCAGAAGTCTCTGGGAGTGCCGAGCCCTGTAGTTTAGGGTTGTGTTGCGGCCAGCAAGACGCCGGAAGTCTGGGAATAAGGCGGGACCAGGGAAAAAGCAGGATTCCGATTGGTGAAGAGGCCACATGGCCTTCTTTAAAGGACGGGATAGAGTTGCACACGCGCATTGAGGCGTGTCTTCCGTGGTTCTGCGTCCGTGAAGCCTAGAGATTCCCGAGCCTGGGTCACCCGGGCGGTGTCGCATGTCGTCTGCGGGGAGGTTGGGGCTGCTCGTGCGAGGCGCTCTGGGTCTCATTTCCGAGGCCGAAAATGCTGGCTCCAAAGTGGTGCCCTGGGAGATGGGGGCGACTCGCAGTTTCCACCCTGTTCTCAGAATGGGCTTCCAGTCTCCATGGTAACGGCCCCTCCCAGTTCCCCTGTGACTTCATAGCTGCCCACGGGAGGGGAGAAAGCTGATTTGAAGGGGCTGTGGGTTCTGAGCCAAGCTCTGTCTTTGAGGCCACCTACCCTATACCACTCGTCCCGGAAAGGGTGAGCCGGTGACCTttcaccctctctgggcctcagtttccctttttgTGAAATAATGTCTGGTACCCCTGCTGTGCTCCCTTACTATTTCAGGGCCCCAGGCAAGAGACAcactctgtgtctcagtttccgcATAGGTAAAGTGAGGATGATGTTAGAATTTGATGTTAAAATTTAGgtggttgttgtgagaattaagggAACCTCAGAGCAATGGCCGGCACACAATGACCCTTCAAATGTCAGCGGCTTTGATGATCACCATTCTTACCTTTTCTTTGGAGATTTGGACAAGTTACCGCCCCACCTTCCTCCAGGGTCTTTGTGTATTGATCTGCAAGTTGGATGTATTGGATTTTATGACCACTAAACTTTCTTCTGAGCACACAAGAGCAGTGGTTTTGTTCTCTCTGAGAAATACTACAGGGCTTGGTGTTAAGACACTGGAATTCCGGAAACCTGTCCCTGTCATACCAGTTGCTGTGTGACCTCCGTCAATCATGGTTCTTTACTGAGCCCTGAGATTCCGCAAGTGAAAATGGATGGGGATGAACTTCCAGTCCAGGCAGTGCCACTGACTTTGCTTGGGGACCTGGGGCAAGCTCTGTGGCCCAGCATTGCACCATCTGTAACATAACCAAGGGGTGCGCAATTGAACTTTGAGGTTGATTTCGGTGCTAAAATCCCGGTCAGTAGTTCCGTCATCTTCACAGACCTCACCCTACCCAATGCCCTTTTTGTGCTGCACATCCCAATCAACACTTACTGATTCCAGATTTGTAATTTTTGCCATTGTAGTGAGAAGTAATTAactattttatggtttttttaatttgaatttttgacTATCAGgcttagcatctttttttttttttcttcgttaAAGACTAGTCAAGTGCATTAGTGAGGACGGGGGAAAGAGTAGAACAAGGAATTTGGTCTGTAACTGACTGTGGACAATACATTGGTAGAACTCACTACCTTTGAGCCAGCCAGAATCTTTTTATTATTCACTGGATATTCAGGTTTTGCCTCTATAAATTTTCTATCTTTCAttgccatttttttcaaatagttcATTCAATCTTTGTTTTCAGATGTGCTTTCCACAATCAGGTTACAAATTCTCTGCCGCTAATGATCATTACCGTTCCTCTTCTCAGCCTGTTTATTGTTTGGTCTGTTTTTGGTTTCTCaggcttcttatttatttatttagacagagtcatgctctgttttccaggctagagtgcagtggtgtgatcttggctcactgtagccttgacctcctgggcttaagcaatcctcccacctccgccacctgagtagctgggactacaggcgcatgccaccacctgcagctaatttctgtatattttgtagagatggggttttgccacattgcccaggctggtgtcgaactcctgggctcaagcgatccagccgccttggcctccagagtgctgggattacaggtgtgagccaccatgcctggactaggCTTCTTTAAACATTGAATAGTGTTCCTCTCTAGATGAAGGAGGATCACATAGCACTTGGGAGCAAAGATGCAGCCAAGTAACCCAGTGCTGGAGCCCACGATGGAGAAGATCTCACGGCCACTCTGGCCTTGCTCTGGGTGCTTTAGTAACTTGGGAGGAAGGCCACCCAGACACTGCAGGACACCAGCATGCTGAAGGTCAGGAACTTGGCTTCGTTGAAGGCATCAGGCAGGTTCCTTGCCAGAAAGGCTACAGCAAGGGACCCTAAAACCAAGAAGCCCAAGTAGCCCAAGACAGAGTAGAAGGCAGTGACGGAGCCCTCATTACACTGGATAATGATGTAGCCAGGCATGAACTGAGGGTCCTTGTTTACGAAGGGAGGCTCTGTCCCCAGCCAGATTCCACAGAGGGTCACTTGGGTAACGGAGCAAAGGAAGACAACAGAATGTGTTTTTTGGGGACCCATCCACTTTCGGATCCTGCTTTCTGGCCTTATAGCCTGGAAGGCCCTGCAGAAAACACAGCCACTGTGAACACAGCTGCAAAGGTGGTCCGTTGAGAGAAGGCAggtggcagggctggggtggCCGATGAAGAGCgaggaagagagaaagcagaGTGTGAGGGAGACAAGGAGGGCGTAGCTCAGAGTCTGGTTGCTGGCCTTGACTATGGGAGTGTTTTGGTGCCACACAAACTCCACAAGGATCAGAACAGAGAGGGCAGAGTAGAACAAGGCTGTGCATGCCAGAGTCAGGCCCAAAGTTTCATCATAGGCCAGGAAGGTCTCCTATTTGAGAAGGCATGTTCCCTTTTCTTGTTTGGATAATCTTCAGGACAAAGCCTGCATTGTTTTATAtctgaaataaacaaaaagggTGTCACTGTCTCCAAAACAGAGCACTGCACGTTTGGTAAGATTCCATTGCCCAGAGCTCTCACCACCACAGCACCATTTAGGTGGACTGTttggctggtgtgtgtgtgtgtgtgtgagttgtgtgtgtgcgtgcacgcaaGCATGCGTATATGTGTTCTGCatgtgttttaaagaaaaacataaatacttcaccagcttttttttttttttgaccatttTAATCAGTTTTATTGATTCATGCTTCCGGTTCTTATTCAGTTAAAAACAAGGCACATTAAATACATCCTCTTATTGCTTTATAAATGCACATAGCTCATTCTCTATatcaaaagtaataaataatggCCATAAAACACCAAGACCATTATAAAAATGACAACCCAGCCTTGAACATAGTATTTAACAGTCCAATCTAGAACAATAACCCAACACGGTACATCAAAGTGCCACatatgaaaacatgcagtgtgTGTAGTCACTCTAGTACTGAGCTTGCACTGGCTATTCGTTAAAAACACTAGGGCTTTTTCACTCCTTAAAAAAGATGGACATGATGCAAACATTGCAAGTTATAGCATCACTGACTTTAATATTACATTTATGTGCCAAAAATCTTTACAGatacatgagaaaataaaatgataacacTTACAGTATAtttaataaaagtgaaaatgagTTTTTTGTTGTGCCAAAGAGGAAGCTACATATTTTGAAACAGACAAAGCCAAGCCAGAAACTGAAGCAGAAGAGGGATCACGCATTTAATAGCAGAAATCCTAAAGTTACACTCAGTATAAATTGATTGAAAGCAGGAATATTGCAAACAGCATGATGGATATGAGGCAGACCACCTTGGCTAAACAAATAATCCAgcattatcattattgttatgaCTGTGGTGGGGCTATTTAAAGGAGTATCCAACTCTCTAGCACAGATGGGGGTTCCTTCACCTGACTCCCCTTAAAGGCTCTTGAAATAAATCACTTGATAATAAAAGGCAATCCCTGCATACCCACCCCGACCCCAACAGAATCAACTAATGTCAAGTTTATATGCAAAtggaaaattttttcttttgttcttggaACGAATTTCGAAGAAGCTCATTCCTCCCTATTTCTTGTCTCCCTTTCTTAAATCAGGTAAGGAAGCTGTACAGGCTTAATTCAGAacttatggctgggtgcagtggctcacgactataatcccagcactttgggaggctgaggtgggtggatcacgaggtcaggagtttgagaccagcctgaccaacatggtgaaaccccatctctactaaaaatacaaaaattagccagatgtggtggcgggtgcctgtaatcctaactacccggggggctgaggcaaaagaattgcttgaacctgggaggcagaggttgcagtgagccgagattgcaccactgcactccagcctgggcgacagaccaaggctccatctcgggaaaaaaaaaagaatttacacaaaatgCTGCTGGGGTGCTTTATTCACAGTAATGGCTTGAAATCAGTTCATTTCCAAACGAGTCTCTGGGATTGGTGAAGGACCGTGTGTTTTAGCATTTAGCAGATTTTAAGTAAAAGCAGATAtgctcaaaagaagaaaagtgtgCTTTTCTTTGTCCTTAAAGGAACTTCATTCATAGCAAAATATGCACAAACAAGACCTGTTTAACAAACACAGATCTGCTCAGGCCAGTCGCATCCTAAGCTCGGTCCCTCCTGTAACTGTGGTCCACTGGAATTGGGACTCTTCTGTCGAGGTTCTCTTCTGCAGTTTTCATTAGTATAGCAAGCCGGCTTCCAGACACCCTTCCTTTTTGAATAGCACTCATCAGCTGCAAAAATTCATTGAGTTCAACCTGTCCATTTTTATTCAAATCGACTTCATTTAGAATTTCATGGAGTGTATTTTCATCCATTTGGACATTGATACTCTCTAATACACATGGAACATCAGCAATGGTAATAAAGCCTTTCTGGTCTGCATCAGACTTACGAAATCTCTTCTTATACCTGTCACTGTCTGAAGGCAGTAGGCTAATTTCAGAGCCGTCTGTTAACTGTTCTGATCAAAATTTAGTCTGTTTCATATATAGAAACTTCCTGGTTGTTTCAAGTTGTTCCTGTTTCTTATAATCATCTCAATTCTGTTCTCTGCCCATCAGTTCAACAGTCCTGAGTAGGGCTTCCTCTGCTGCCCAGACATTTAGAAAGGCcaggcaaggctgaggcaggcagatcacctgaggtcaggagtttgagaccagcctgaccaacatggagaaacccaatctctactaaaaatacaaaattagccaggcgtggcgatgtcctgaccaacatggagaaacccaatctctactaaaaatacaaaattagccaggcgtggcgatgtcctgaccaacatggagaaacccaatctctactaaaaatacaaaattagccagggtggagacccaatctccactaaaaatacaaaattagcctgtaactccaggtactcaggaggctgaggcaggataatcgcttgaacccaggaggcggtgattgcagtgagccgagatcatgccattgcactccagcctgggtgacaagagcgaaactctgtctcaaaaataataataataataagccaggCGAGTACAACGTGAAATCATATCCACAGTGGTGCAGGAATACTCTTTAATCCCATAGTTCACCTCTGCTTCAATATATGGAAATTCTGACACAAGACATACTCCAACAATAGGCCACCTTTTGCTAGTCACACTTGCCACTGTGGCCACCTCAAAAGCCTTATCACCATAGGTGGCAGCAAGATGCTGTGCCCCCTCACTTTCAAGTCCATAATCCTGGAAAAGCTTCATGTAGAGTGTGGGGTTCCAATCTTTACCCCCTTGAAGGAAAAGCCCAGCTGTTCTACTTGGTCCTGCTTTCAAATTGTGGGTTTTGATAGCAGCATTTAGGGTATCTTTGCCACAGACCGGTAAGTTGTCCACTTTCCACCTGCTGTAGTAATAAGACCTCTCTCACTGACATCGACAACATGATTTCAGGAGATAGACTGAGTATCTGCAGATTTGGGATCTGTAACAAGGGGACAGATACCACTCCACACTGCTAGGATGTCCCCCCTCTTCTCACCTCAACATCACAGCTCAGGTAATTACGTGCTTCATTCAAAATGAAGTTAATAGCTTCTTCTTAAGGACTTGGATGGTGTGTAATATCAGTTGGAGTATCAGTAGTGCCAGCAATCATCATCTTTTGCCAGGGTAAGAAGGAAATAACTCGCCCATCAGTGGTCAAGAAGTCCCATGCTCTCTGGGCTGTAATAACCAGGCATCACAATGTGGACACCAGCACTTGGCTGGCAGATAGCTGCAGCATCCTTATCATCTATTTTGCACACAGAGTCTGTGAAATGTCCAACGGCATTGATAACACACTTGGCTTTCATGTCAAATTCCTGCCCTGTGAGGACATCCTTGCACCATGCACCACTCACACGCACTTTCGCTGTCTGTCTGGGTGTCTGTCTTCTTAAGCAAGCTCACTACCTCCCTGTCATTGACTGTGGCATCCCCATATCTGGCAGCAGTCAGCACAATGGCAAGGTTCATCCATGCATCGTTATGTCGTCCATCATGGTAGACAATTCCTCCTACCAGTTTGTCCTTCTGGAGCATTGGGAAATGTTCAAGGGCTCCTGATTTGCTGAGGACATAACTGCTTTTCAGGCAATTACTTCCTGCAACCAAATCATACAGCTTGATTCCTACCCAGTAGTAAGGTAACTGCCACCACTTGTAAACTGGAAGCATGATAGGCAATGGAGC from Gorilla gorilla gorilla isolate KB3781 chromosome 20, NHGRI_mGorGor1-v2.1_pri, whole genome shotgun sequence encodes:
- the LOC134757705 gene encoding LOW QUALITY PROTEIN: vomeronasal type-2 receptor 26-like (The sequence of the model RefSeq protein was modified relative to this genomic sequence to represent the inferred CDS: deleted 1 base in 1 codon); the protein is MHSLVLLCPLCSDPCGVCVAPKHSHSQGQQPDSELRPPCLPHTLLSLFLALHRPPQPCHLPSLTDHLCSCVHSGCVFCRAFQAIRPESRIRKWMGPQKTHSVVFLCSVTQVTLCGIWLGTEPPFVNKDPQFMPGYIIIQCNEGSVTAFYSVLGYLGFLVLGSLAVAFLARNLPDAFNEAKFLTFSMLVSCSVWVAFLPSY